The genomic segment ACCTTCCCGATACCTGGGGAAGCGCACTTTTGATTGGCTGCGTTTGCAGCTCGGTGTCGGGCGGCCAATCGGATGCTGAGTTTCCCAGCCCCGCCAACCGAAAGGAGAAGGTGTCGCACCCGTCCAATGGGAACGGGAGGCTCACAGTGCCCTTAATTTGCATGTGCGCGCGCCGGGGGCGGTGATGTCAGATGACCCTGGGTCCAATCGCGGCGTTGGAGCTTGGATACCCTCATTTGCATACGGGGACTTTAAATAGAGGCCAGGCTGACTCAGGCTTCAGTCGCGTTTTGCTTGGGAGTAGTGCAAGAGCTGTCTGGTCGTGTTTTGGGACCGAAGGGGATCTGCCAACATGCCCGAGCCAGCCAAGTCCGCTCCGGCGCCGAAGAAAGGCTCCAAGAAAGCCGTGACCAAGACCCAGAAGAAAGGCGACAAGAAGCGCCGCAAGAGCCGCAAGGAGAGCTACTCCATCTACGTCTACAAGGTCCTCAAGCAGGTCCACCCCGACACCGGCATCTCCTCCAAGGCCATGGGCATCATGAACTCCTTCGTGAACGACATCTTCGAGCGCATCGCCGGCGAGGCCTCCCGCCTGGCGCACTACAACAAGCGCTCCACCATCACCTCCCGGGAGATCCAGACGGCCGTGCGCCTCCTGCTGCCCGGGGAGCTGGCCAAGCACGCCGTCTCCGAGGGGACCAAGGCCGTCACCAAGTACACCAGCTCTAAGTAAGCGgattggctgctgctgcttcgcAAGGAGATCCGAGAAACCCAAAGGCTCTTTTAAGAGCCACCcaccttttcattaaaaaaagctgTAATGACTACATATTCTTCGTCCGTGAAGTTACAGTGCTTAATTTATTAAAAGTAACTCTTCAATTCTAACAGTTTTCTGAATAAAGCTTAAAAATCCATATGTGCTTTCAGGTTTTGCTCCCCCTTTTAACAGATGGGCTTTTTATTGTAAAGGAGTTGTATTACTCTTGCATATACCtttggccattaatgcatgggaggatttgctgctctttagatgcacgttttccccatatAATTCTAAcctcatgggggcttatttttgcattttgagaattcaggtgggggaaatgtgcatctagggagc from the Euleptes europaea isolate rEulEur1 chromosome 1, rEulEur1.hap1, whole genome shotgun sequence genome contains:
- the LOC130480559 gene encoding histone H2B 5; the encoded protein is MPEPAKSAPAPKKGSKKAVTKTQKKGDKKRRKSRKESYSIYVYKVLKQVHPDTGISSKAMGIMNSFVNDIFERIAGEASRLAHYNKRSTITSREIQTAVRLLLPGELAKHAVSEGTKAVTKYTSSK